The Pyrus communis chromosome 14, drPyrComm1.1, whole genome shotgun sequence sequence TCAATCAGGCCAGGATTTTTAAGCCTATTCAGATCATTGGGTCTAGGACAATGCCAACATGCCCATCAAAACAAGAGTTGGGCTTTTGAGGCCAGGCAACTAGTTCAAGATTATTAACATGGATTTTTGCCCATTAGATTAAATACAAGTTTGCTAATTGAGATCATGTGGTGTGTCAACTCAAAACATGCCAACAATACTCAAAACCAGCATTTTCCATAAGTACTTTTCCAATTGTAGCTTTTCGCGTTGTAAGATCCACTGCTCGTATCTGTCCACTCAAGCCCAAAGCGTGTCCAAAAGCAGAAAAGCCAGCAGCTTTCTTGTTTACTGCAATTCCCAGATCACCCAAAACGGAAGAAATGGTGATATCAAACAAGCCGAATCAGTATTCAACCGCATGCCCGAGAAAAACACTATTTCCTGGACTGCTATGCTCACTGCATATGCCGAAAATGGCCAAACTTCCAAAGCACGTAAACTGTTCGATGAAATTCCCCAACGAAACATAGCATCGTATAATGCGATGATCACGGCTTATATTAGAAATAAATGTAcggtaggtgaagcttttgagtTGTTTTCTGGGATGCCGGAGCGCAATGAGGTGTCTTATAGTGCCATGATCACGGGTTTTGTAAAGGCGGGGATGTTTGACAAGGCTGAGAAGCTTTACTGTGAAATGCCAGTAAGGTGGCGGGAACCGGTTTGTTCAAATGTTTTGATAAATGGGTATTTGAAGGTTGGAAGAACTGAAGACGCAGTTCGAGTTTTTGAGGGTATGGTAAATAGCAATGTGGTTTCTCAGAGCTGTATGGTTGATGGGTATTGCAAAATGGGAAGGATTGTTGATGCTAGAAATTTGTTTGATCAGATGCTGGAGAGGAATGTGGTTACTTGGACAGCACTGATTGATGGGTATATGAAGATGGGAATTTTCGAAGCCGGGTTTGAATTGTTCTTGGATATGAGTAGGGAAGGGCTAGTGAAGTTCAATAGCACTACAATGGCTGTAATGTTCGAAGCTTGTGGCAGTTTTGATAGATATCGAGAAGGGATTCAGATGCACGGGTTAGTTTCTCGTAAGGGGTTTGACTATGATGTCTTTTTAGGAAATTCTGTTATCATTATGTATTGTAGATTTGGTTGTATAGATGAAGCTTCTAAGGTATTTAATATGATGAACAAGAAAGATGTAGTTTCCTGGAATTCCTTAATTGCGGGTTATGTTCAATGTGCTGAAACTGAAGAAGCTTTTAGATTGTTTGAGGTGATGCCTGCAAAGGATATAGTATCATGGACGACCATGTTATCGGGATTCTCTTGCAAAGGGATGACTGAGAAAGCCATGGAGTTGTTCAAAATGATGCCTGAGAAGGATGATGTTGCCTGGACTGCCATAATTTCGGGTTTTGTAAATAATGGGCAATATGAAGAGGCTCTCATTTGGTTTATTCAGATGCGTCGAGAGGAAATCAGGATCAATCCCCTTACTTTGAGCAGTGCACTCAGTGCTTCTGCCAGTTTGGCCAGTATAAACGAGGGGATGCAGATCCATACTCTTTCATTTAAGATGGATATGGAGTTTGAATTATCCGTTCAAAATTCTCTGGTCTCTATGTATTCAAAGTGTGGGAACACTGTTGATGCCGATAGGATCTTCAGAAGTATCACTTCGCCCAATACTGTTTCATTCAACTCATTGATTACAGGGTTTGCGC is a genomic window containing:
- the LOC137716536 gene encoding pentatricopeptide repeat-containing protein At1g53600, mitochondrial, with the protein product MPTILKTSIFHKYFSNCSFSRCKIHCSYLSTQAQSVSKSRKASSFLVYCNSQITQNGRNGDIKQAESVFNRMPEKNTISWTAMLTAYAENGQTSKARKLFDEIPQRNIASYNAMITAYIRNKCTVGEAFELFSGMPERNEVSYSAMITGFVKAGMFDKAEKLYCEMPVRWREPVCSNVLINGYLKVGRTEDAVRVFEGMVNSNVVSQSCMVDGYCKMGRIVDARNLFDQMLERNVVTWTALIDGYMKMGIFEAGFELFLDMSREGLVKFNSTTMAVMFEACGSFDRYREGIQMHGLVSRKGFDYDVFLGNSVIIMYCRFGCIDEASKVFNMMNKKDVVSWNSLIAGYVQCAETEEAFRLFEVMPAKDIVSWTTMLSGFSCKGMTEKAMELFKMMPEKDDVAWTAIISGFVNNGQYEEALIWFIQMRREEIRINPLTLSSALSASASLASINEGMQIHTLSFKMDMEFELSVQNSLVSMYSKCGNTVDADRIFRSITSPNTVSFNSLITGFAQNGFGKEALNLFQSMQNEDCEPNQITCLGVLSACVHVGLVEEGWQYFNSMKLEHNIEPGPDHYACMVDLLARAGLLHEAVDLIHSMPFEPHTGVWGALLSASRTHLCLDLAQLATRKLIRLEPDDATPYVVLSNLYSTLGKMKDGNQVMMTKKSKGIRKSPGCSWITVKDKVHLFLAGDQSHLDSQAIKGLLSIISMEMEQLHFYRR